Part of the Oreochromis aureus strain Israel breed Guangdong linkage group 20, ZZ_aureus, whole genome shotgun sequence genome, AGCTCATCTATAAACAAAGTTGCATGAAGCTCTAGTTTAAAATCAACCCAGCAGATAGAAACGCCCTGCTTCTGTTTCCTCTCATTTTCCCAATGTGCGGGCAACAACGCACCCTTACACATGTAAATCACAAGTGTGGTCATATGTAAAAATACTGGCATGCAGTTGTGTTGTGGAGAAGATTAGATTTGATGATGCTGATTCAGTGCATTAATGAGGAAAAACAAGCTAGAAATCATCTCGATTGGCAGTAAATCCAACGGTTCTCAAAGCTCCTCAGCATAAAGGGAAATGAGTCTCTTGCTAAATTAAGACTGATACCAGTGCATCACTATTATTAAAACAGCTTAGTCTTCGAGTGGTGTTTCTAAACATGCGGTTTTCATGTCCTggtaaacactgaaataaaacttAATCTTTCCCAAAAAGTATGACCCTTTAAATACCTGCAGACTTCTAAAAATCACTGATGAGACTTGAAGCACTCTATTTTTATTTGTAGCAGATGCAAAGTTATCATGAGCTGTCAGGAGTATGGAGTCATCCTAACAAAGGTGGATGACTTTTAAAAGAGAGCTGAGACAGGACTCACTGGTTGAAATCTTAAAATCTGGATGTGCATGCGTTAAGTGATTAAGTGGGtcctaaatgtatttttcatggGTAAGAGTTGTGTCCAGTTTATATTTTTCCAAACAAAAGCAGGTAAAACCACAAAGAATGTATAGTGAAGGAGTCGTGTAACAGCTGCAGTTTGCAGGGTTTGGGAGCAAACATGGCGGAGGCTGAGTCATCTACAGATCAGAGGATGTttaaaggaggagggggggggatGATGTTTGAGGAGGATAccttcgctgctcagctctggaCTATGAGCCTGTAGTCTCGACTGTGTTTTTTTGCTAATAAATCCATCCTGGTGAATAATGCATTCGGTCATTGAGAACTTAAGATCGGTTTGATCTTTAAAAAGTTGATTTCCTCACTCAAGTGGTACAGTCCAGTCTGTGatccctcctcctccctccttgcacacaacacaaactcatcctgctttctttccttctctcctccttttttcccctttctccaTCCGTCTGTCTGTCTTCTTTCTGGAGCTACTCCAGCTGCACGAGATTGGGTGCTGATAGACTATTAATAGTGCCTGTGGTTGGGTCTCCATGGTAACCGTGCTGCAGGCCAGGGCGCTGGGGAGCTATTTTTGAAATCTGCTCTGTAATGTCAGACAGACGCCACTATGCTttcattctgtctctctccttctgtttcTTTACCTCTTCCATTCTCGTGTGTGCTCTCATCTTTCCTTCTGGagactttgttttcctttttttctttcttccctcTCCGGATGGGGCTGGTGATTGCTCGGACGGGCAAAGAATCCCAAAGATTCtcccactgtccacttcctcttcctgtttcCTAGTTCATCCATGTCTTCCATGATATATTGATGACCCCTTGTCATTGGCAAGATGTTAGAATGCTGCGTGCAGCTTATTCTGATCTTTAACATAGCAATTTTTGGTCCTCTTTTTActcaaatgtgaaataattgCAGATGTTGCAGGAAGCCCTCCTTCTCTTGCAAGTGAGGAAAAAGCTGCATTAAATACTATACATATTAAAACTACCGAATGCACTGCACTCTCTTCCCCATAAGATCTTAGTTTCCTCAAGCTGAGTGTAACCTGAATCTATCATCTTCTGCCCTTTGAGTTCTCATGATCACTTGTAGCTACGCTCACTCCCTGCTTTCACATTGATTGACGCATTTTGGCATACTGGACAAGAGCTTTAGTGTTTTCCCTGCATATTGAGTGAGCAGTGAGGATGCCTCTGCCTTCAAGGTCACCTGCTGTggaaaaatacaattaaattcaAAAGTTGGTTTTATTGGAGACTTTAAGTCTCAGTCAGTATGTCGGGCTCAAAGAAACCACACGGACAGCCTCTCGGGGAAACTGGTTTTGTATTTCATATAATACCACAGCTGTGGCGATGTACATGAGAGATGATacttaagtgttgctggagaAAAAGTGCACAGTCATGCCTGGTGTTATACcccttttgtattttattttctctcatttgACTCCTTGAGCACGCCTGTACAGGTCTTCACCAATATGAAACCACTGTGTGGTCTATAGTATTACCTCGGTAACTGTTCTCTTGGCTTTGTCTCTCCCGTCTTTCAGCTTTCTAGACAAGATCGACATTGTGAAACAGAGTGACTACACTCCAACAGATCAGGTGGGTGAACTTCTTCCACTACAAAGTTAATAATATCCTACATTTCACTATACAACTATTTCCCCTGGGTAGTATTTCATGAGGAAGGGACTTTGACATTTTGGTCCCTGTCACATATTAAAATTAAGCTTTTGCTGCTTTGGTCCTAAACTAAAATGTGTTATATCCTGTTATTTTTCACTTTGAAATTCAGTATATTGTCCACATATTCCATATGTTGGAATTGTATCTTGTGAGTGTTTCTTCAGGTTTGTCACTCTAATCTGGCACATAAAAGCCTTGTTGTTACATTTGTCACTCCTGTTCACCAGGATTTGCTGAGGTGCAGAGTACTGACTTCAGGGATCTTTGAGACGAGATTCCAAGTGGACAAAGTTAATTTCCAGTAAGTAAAAAGGGTGGAGGGTAACAGTTTCTTACAAAGATAATCTACAGCCGAGGATATAAACACAAATCAGCTGTACATATACATTTTCTCCACATGATGGCAGCATTTTCCATGTTTACATTTATATCTGTACAGTATGTTTGATGTCGGCGGTCAAAGGGACGAGCGCAGGAAATGGATTCAGTGCTTTAATGGTAAGTGATGTTTATTTCCTCTCACTTCCCTTGACTCGTGTCCTTTTCTCTCACGGTGTCTGATTTATCTCCGTTCCTCCCTCATCCTCAGACGTAACAGCCATCATCTTTGTGGTGGCCAGTAGCAGTTACAACATGGTGATCCGAGAGGACAATCAGACCAACCGTTTACAGGAGGCCCTCAACCTCTTCAAGAATATCTGGAACAACAGGTGAGGAAAGACGCCAAACCTGTCATCCTGTGGACTTGTGGTTTGTTTTGTATTGAATCCTGAGATTAAGTTGACAGCATAGGAAATCAGAAAGCCTTCACAGAACTTCAGCTTCTCAAGGGTAGACAAGTTATTTATCAAACATGGTTTTGAAGCTAGAATGCTTTGAGCAAGTCCTAAGGAAACTGTTATCTGCTGACCCCTGTTATGGCTTATTTTGGCTGACTGAACTTTGCCTTTTCACACTTGGAAACAATTTTATATTTCAGTGTGATCTTATTTCAGTCTCTTGTCTTCCTCCTCAGGTGGCTGCGGACCATTTCTGTCATCTTGTTCCTAAATAAACAGGACCTGCTTGCAGAGAAGGTGTTGGCAGGGAAGTCCAAAATCGAAGAATACTTCCCAGAATTTGCTCGCTACACCACACCTGATGATGGTGAGCTGCCTTATTACAGCATCTGCTTTTGAGCACTGGAACACAGGAACATTTTCcccccctttgttttgtttgtttgttttgggggggggttgttaAGATTAAGTAAAACAAATTTATACCGACGTGAAAacgcatttttattttcatcaatgaaatttatcatttaaaaaaaaatctgtgaaaaattCGATGCAACAACTCATCCAGAAATTTGAAAGGGTGCCTTTAATATCATTCACCACAAGGGGTCATCCTCGATACACCTGGAAGATTTTTGTAGTGAAGCACACTTGCTCTGTGAGGTGGAAAGCTTCTTTTTACATCTTACACATTCTGCTATAGAGATGTAGTGTCTCCTTAATGGTTGTTGCATTGTCGTGTTTAAATTATCTACCTGTGAAATTGCATGTTGTGATAAGTTAGTCACTGGCCTCGGTCTCCTCTTACAGCGACGCCAGAACCTGGAGAAGATCCGCGTGTTACAAGGGCAAAGTACTTCATCAGAGATGAGTTCCTGGTAAGTTGTTATGCCCTAATAAAATTTGGAGAGTTTTCTGCTGCACAAAAGTTGTTTAGCAGCTTTGTAACTTTTCCTTTCTTCTACAGAGGATCAGCACAGCAAGTGGAGATGGAAGGCACTACTGTTACCCCCATTTCACCTGCGCCGTTGACACGGAGAACATCCGCCGCGTATTTAACGACTGTCGAGACATCATCCAGCGGATGCACCTGCGGCAGTACGAGCTGTTGTGATGGGAGAGGAAAGGTGTTAGGCCAAAAAGATCGGACTATGGAAAACGAAAAGCAAATCCCTGAACCTGCGTCTCTGAACTCTTCTGCAAAAGTATGAGAGCTCTTGTGACACAACAGGGGCCACAACACACACGCACTTATAGTAAACACGCCGTGAACCCAGAACTTCCCCTGATGCAAACTCTCTACCTGATGCAGAATTTTTTGATGGATGGGTTTGAGGGGCTTACATGTAAAACAGACTTCAATCTTGACTTTCAGCCATACTCCCAGCCCTTTCGACATTATGTTATCGTCACGTTACCTTCACCttcctaaaaacaaaaaaacaaaaaaagagtggCCCAGTCCGGACTGAGTTTCCTGCAGCGAGGGTTGGAGCTGCAGTTCgagttttgttcctttttttttttttttccctgattGGGCTGAAAACTAAGAGCTACTACTTCAGTGCAATTGGGAAAGAGATGAATTACTGCAAATGGAGAATAAATATATCACAGCAGATCAACTGAACACTGTATTTAAGAGagacggggggggggggggaaacaaGCACTGTGCTCAGGACTTTGACTCAAACCATGTACACCAAACCTTCCTTTCACTTAGAGACATCTTTAAATCCAGCGGCtctgcttgcacacacacaacatatcTCACCTGCTTTTTACTGGACTGCACAACGGGGTCAATCTGGCGACGCACGTACCTTCCGACGTTTCGTTGAGATGCCGGCTAATTTATCTGGGTCGgtgctttttgagattaaatggGCGGAGCTCGGCTCAGTCGAGCCCAGAGGAGCAGCGTTACCACAGACTTAACCGGACCACGGGTGTGTTGGTGAGACTTCACTTGAGCAGGTGTTCACTAAAACGAGACGGGAGCCGACTGCGATTTGAATTTCTCTGATGGGAGGTGTCGGCCGTGATTGACCGGGGCGCCAGCGGCTTCTCTACAGAACTGTTTTGCCACCTGACTTTGCCTTGTTGGTATCGGAGCATCACGTGAGGAGGATATATTGAGTTTAAAACAATAAGAACCAGAAATGCCAACTTCTATGGAACTTTCAATGGAGGGCGACGGGCATCCTTCAACAGTACAGTACCATATAAGTTAAAGAGAACTCTCATCCTGTTGTACTGTctccacagctgtttttgtctgtgtaGACTTTTGTGCCATTGTGCCCTGTGCGCTCTTTCTTTATCTCAACTCTTTCTGTCATTCTTTTGTCACCCATTCTCTACACGTTCTCCATCTTTCGCCCACCCTCTTCACCGCCACCTTTTCCATTTGCACTTTTACCTTCCTGGGAGTGCTCTTTtgttttaaagagaaaatatattaatcttggaatattaaaaacacaacaaatgggACTCTATTTTTTTCCGCCCCCACCTGTGTGCTCGCACCTCCCTGCCATTCCTCCCTCCACcattcctcctctcctctcttgcTCCTTTGTATGTCTGTCTTTACTTTACTGCTGAACTATTATTCTTGTACAGactgtaaaatgtattattttgtaCAACTTTATTGAGGAAAAAATAACTTTTAGAAGATCCCTGTGCCTTGATCACGACTGTACGTGTGTAATGAGCTAAAGTGGGTGTCATACTGCGCTGTATAGCTTGGCCAATCCTCTCCCAACTCCCCGCCTCCCTCGCTCTTACCTTCTCTCCCCTTCTTTATCCCCACCCCtctctttcttagtttcttagtCTAATTCTTTCTCCTCTGttctcctctcctttccttGGAGATGGTGGATGACCATTTGTAGCTTTAGTAGTGTTTTGGGTTGttggggggtttttgttttgggggttttttttcggggtttttttttttttttttccttccctttcCTTCCAGCCTATCTTTATGATTTAAATgtctattattattaattttttttttttttggggggatcCATATACCCCAAAAAGATAAATATGAAATGTATATGGGTTCTAAAGTATTTTATTAGAATCAAATGAACCTTGACAAATTGTACACTTGATAGTGTGCATATTGCTATAACTTAATCCTTTCAACTGaagttgttttggggttttgtttttttttttttttttttttttttcttcacacacTGAAGGGTTATAAGTGGGAGGTGACAGATGCAAAACATTGCTTGTTTCTACAcaaattgttattgtttttgcaaaaaaagaaaaaatggcaaaaaaaaaagaccaatttgtttttcttttctgctgaGGGGGGAGGGGGTCCTCCTGCCTAGCCTTGCACAGCAGAGGCAGCCTGTACAGTATTAGCATCTCTCATTTCAGTGCCCTAGTCTCATTTAATGTGTACATCAAATATGGGTCTACTTTCTGAAAAGGAGCTCTatgaaataaagattttttttttttttttttttttttttttttttttttttttttttttttttggtgcaaaCAGCAACAGCTTTGTCATGTTTCTATCATTACACTCTATGCACCTCAGGGGATGGGAATCGACAACTCTGTTAGACAAAAGTGCATCCAAGCTTATCGATTATTTTTGATTGTTGTGCTCTGCAAAATAACAATCCTCATGGCAGTGAACATTTTGCACATCTACCTGTGTCTCTAGCTCCCAACCAAAAAACTGATCTCTCCACTCGTTGTGAAAATCAATAACGTATCGGACCTAATTGCTCAATATTTAATGGTGctggtatttttaaaaaaaggcaaaaaaaaaaaaaacccttagtGTTCCCTAGGGATGACACGGATATCCTCTCCCTCCCCCCAACcgcaaaaaaaaacagacctgCCTTGTCTTGCAGCTTTTACAATCAGAAGTATGATCTGAATACTGTATCAAACATATTTGCTATTTCAGGTCTAGCTCTATAAATTCTTTAGGCTCctcttgtttatgttttttctctttattcatttatttctacTGCTACTCAAAGTACATGTGTAATATAACGATCTCAAAGAGTGACTGGCAGGAAGAACAGAATATGAAAGGATGTAGCACAAGTAGAAAAGCACAATGGGTTGCCAACTGTtcgcccactttgatcttaaaaGGGCTGTACTGGAGAAAATCTTTCAGCCCgtataaaatcatttaaatgcaTATTTACTGCTTGAGATATCTTAATACGCACGTGCTATATACGATAAAGAAATGTGTTAGCATGACTCTTCGGGctcaaatgtgtaaaattacaaagTTCTGGTAGCTGTTTGCCTAGACGGTCCTGTAATTATGAAATGGAAAGTTTTTAACTGAATTTCCTATTTTTATTACTTGACTGTGGacacattgttttttaaaaaaaaaaaaaaaatcagacaacctcTTAACTTTGGCACTTATCTATTACTTAGCGTTTGGCTGAGGGGGAGGTCTTCGGtaggaaaaaaaacttctgaAAATACATTTAAGTGCAGGATTTATGCCCTCCTGCACAATTTCCAAAGACTTCCAGCAGGCCAGCTTGGAGTCTTTGCCGAGCAGATTCTGgtccccgggccttatgtttgacactgcTGGTGTAAATGATTTTCCTGCATGTAACACCGAAGTGAGTATCTAATGGTAAAATTACTTTATCCAGAATAAAACTAGGTAACTTCCAAGCCTACTCAGCTGAGTTTCCATGGTCTCAGTCAAAAAGGAAATATTGCAGCCTCGGAAGTGCCCTGatacttaataaaaaaaatatatttttatcattaagCACCTAAACTTAAAAACTTGACATGTTGATTCCATATTTTCAAAACTTACCAGATGTGTTTTGAAGCAGTGT contains:
- the gnas gene encoding guanine nucleotide-binding protein G(s) subunit alpha; amino-acid sequence: MGCLGNSKTEDQRNEEKAQREANKKIEKQLQKDKQIYRATHRLLLLGAGESGKSTIVKQMRILHVNGFNAEEKKQKIQDIKNNIKEAIETIVTAMSTLTPPVQLACPENQCRIEYILNFVNQKDFDFPSEFYDHAKTLWQDEGVRACYERSNEYQLIDCAQYFLDKIDIVKQSDYTPTDQDLLRCRVLTSGIFETRFQVDKVNFHMFDVGGQRDERRKWIQCFNDVTAIIFVVASSSYNMVIREDNQTNRLQEALNLFKNIWNNRWLRTISVILFLNKQDLLAEKVLAGKSKIEEYFPEFARYTTPDDATPEPGEDPRVTRAKYFIRDEFLRISTASGDGRHYCYPHFTCAVDTENIRRVFNDCRDIIQRMHLRQYELL